TGACCGTTCCGACCTCGCGTGATGTCGGTCAGATACGATGGCGCGGCTTGCCATTGCGTCACCGCCAAAGGGAAATTGATAAAGGTTTGCACTCATTTATTTGTTCCGGCGTTCGCTCATCCGAATCGCCGCGATGACCTCGGAAACGATCTGCGACCGTGTGCGCGAATCGACCTGACCGCCGCCGCCCATCGTAAAATTGAAATTGTTCGTCTTGTTTGAATTGTTGTTCGTGGTCATCCCGCTTGCTCCCGCGTATGCCATCGCGCCCGGCATCTGCATATTCCGCAAGGATTCCATCAACCCAAGACCCCAATGCTTTGACCGATTCCATCGGCATCACGAACTCGCCGCGATGGACGATGCCGGCCGGTTCGTGTTTCGCGCCCGATCCCGTGTATCCGCCCTCGGCGAACACTCGCGCTCCAGCAGTTGCGCCACCCGCACCAACGCCGGGGATCACCGACGCGGACGAACCCGAAGTCCAACCCGGCGCAGATTGCGACAAACCGCCGCCGACCAGTCCCGCGATCTTCAACACGGCTTGCATAACCGCGATCCGAATCAGGTCAGCAATGATCTGCTTTGCCATCTGAGCGAAGCCTTGCGCCAACGAGCGGAAGAACCCTTGCGCCGTGCCGTCCCATTGCGTGACCGCGTTGGCGAACACATCGCCGATCTGTGAAAGCGAATCAATGAACGTCTCGCCGATCAACTCATTCGTGTTGCTCAATGAATCACGCATCTCGGCGATCCGTGCGGCGAATGTGTCAAAGAAGTTTGTCCACGCGGCAGTTGCTTGCGGAACGATTACGAGCAGATTGGCGAATTCATCCGCGCCGTTACCTGGTAACGTCAATCCATCACCTTCGCCCGTGCCGCGCTCCGAACCGCCGCCGCGACCCGCTCCACGCATTGCCCTGTCCATCGTGTCAAACAACGCGGTAAATTCGTCACGTTGCTGAGCGATTTTCAAAAACTCTTTCAATTCGTCAACGGTATAACCCATTTCCTTTGCGAGAGTGGCAAGTCCCTTCGCATACTTCGGATCGTCAAACAGTTT
This genomic interval from Acidobacteriota bacterium contains the following:
- a CDS encoding phage tail tape measure protein codes for the protein MGDGLVIGLGSKLGAAVAKSKEFIDGMLGALASKIREVTAAAPTMGDLFKLFDDPKYAKGLATLAKEMGYTVDELKEFLKIAQQRDEFTALFDTMDRAMRGAGRGGGSERGTGEGDGLTLPGNGADEFANLLVIVPQATAAWTNFFDTFAARIAEMRDSLSNTNELIGETFIDSLSQIGDVFANAVTQWDGTAQGFFRSLAQGFAQMAKQIIADLIRIAVMQAVLKIAGLVGGGLSQSAPGWTSGSSASVIPGVGAGGATAGARVFAEGGYTGSGAKHEPAGIVHRGEFVMPMESVKALGSWVDGILAEYADAGRDGIRGSKRDDHEQQFKQDEQFQFYDGRRRSGRFAHTVADRFRGHRGDSDERTPEQINECKPLSISLWR